The Candidatus Nezhaarchaeota archaeon DNA window AACTGATGGATCTAGTCAAGACATTGAAGGATTACGTGAAGCTAAATCCGCAAAGAAACGAGATAGAGGACTTCAGAAGAGCGTTAATGCTGTGTTGGGGGATAGGACCAAAGATTGCTGATGCCGTTCTCCTCTTCACGACCAGATCCCCCCATGTTGTTCCATGCGACGTCCATCTACAAAGAGTGTCTCGAAGGCTTGGATGGATAGATTGTAACGTTAGGGTGCCGACGAAGGCTTTATGTCTGAACTACTACTGTGATGAGTGCATCGATAAGTATGGTCCATGTTTGAGAGAGGTCGTCAAAAATCTCTTTCCAGGGTTTGGAGGTTGGATTCAAACGTTAACGTACCTCTTCGGGTCTTCGATATGCGTAAGCCGCAAGCCCAAGTGCCATACATGTCACCCAGTATTAAGAGAATATTGTGGAGGAGGGGGTGTCAGGGGATCTCACTTACCTTAATTTAAGCCTTCATTTCATTAAGGTGTCTGGTATAGAAAAAAGTGGTGGCCCGGCCGGGATTTGAACCCGGGTCTCCGGCTCGAAAGGCCGGGATACTTGACCGGGTTGTACGGCCCACGCAGGTAGCCTCTATACGACCGGGCCTTGTTTTTGCGAGTTTCTAAGCGCACTCTTAAACATATAGGTTTTAATGGCACGTTAGTTTTATCTTTATAAACAGGATAAACAGGGATTTATTCTTGGTGCTCGACTTGGATGTGAAAATTGTAGGTAGAGGCTTCAAGAATAGCTGGTTAATAGTTGGACTTCCGGATGCTGGTCTTGTAGGTGCTATTTCTGCCGCTCACATAGTTAAAGCACTAGGTTTAGAGACTATAGCCCACGTAGAAAGCGAGCTGCTTCCACCGGTAATCGTAGTCCATCAATCAAGAGTCTATGATCCTGTAAGGTTCTTTGGTAGAGAAGGCTTAATGGTTCTAGGTAGTGAGGTCCCTGTGCACCCATCTCTCGTGTATCCATTAGGGAGAAGCGTTGTCGAGTGGGCTGCTAAGGAGGGAGTTAAGGGGATAATTACAATAACTGGTATTGCTATACCGAATAGACTGGACATAGAGGTGCCAGAAGTCTACGGCATAGCTGGAGGGGCTGCAGAGCTTAGTGACATGCTTGCAAAAGCTAACGTGAAGAACTTCGAAGAGGGGTTTGTTGTAGGACCTGCAGCCATAATGATGAGGGAGGGAATTAGGAGAGGCATTCCATCAATCATGCTCTTAGCTCAGTGCTTCCTCGAATATCCAGATCCCGGTGCAGCCGCTCAAGCCTTATTAGCGTTAAATAGGATTTTAGGGCTGGAAATAGATGTAAAGCCCCTATTAGACGAAGCTGAGGTGATAAGAGTGAGGACTCGCGAGCTTATGAGACGTACGGCTGAAGCCTTAAAGCAGATGAGGAAGGCTCACGAGTACGAGGTTCCATTGATGTACACGTAGGAGGTGTTCATCGTGTTTAGGAGGAGAACGCTCTTCCAATCCATTTCCGATTTAATAGAGGAGCTTAGAGAGGAAGTTGATAGATTAACGTCGTTAATTGAAGAATTTGATGAGCCGATGTGGGATGCTAGAGAGTGCTGCCTCACACCGCTGTCCAGCGTGAAGGACCTTGGAGATGAGTATGAGGTTGTGGTAGATCTACCTTTAGTTGACAGAGGAAAGATAAACGTTTACATCGAAGGAGAGGACACGTTAAAGGTTGAAGCTGAAATTAAAGAGAAGATAAGGTTTGAGCGCTGGGGAACCATACAAAGAAGCACAGAGTTCAGTCGATATAGAAAGGTCATAAGGTTCCCAGAACCCCTCGACCCTACATCTCTTAGGGTATCTTTTAAGCAAGGGTTCTTAATTGTTAGGATTAGAAAAGCTTAAGATCTAAATCGATGTCCCCCCTCTCAGAAAGGATGTTCTTTACCTTATCGGCGATCTCCATTATTGCGTGATAGAGCTTGCTAGATATTACGCCCCTTTGCATTAGCTCTCTCGCTTTATCAACGTCTAAAACTCGAACTTCGCCATTGGGCTTAGCAACTACATCAACTTCTAGGTCAACATACCTTACTTTTCTTGGAGCGATCTCCACAGGTGTCGATATGTTCACGTAAATACCCTTCAAAGCCCCCTTCTCGCTGTAGTATGCAGTTTTCGAGATGGGGGCACCTATTTTATACACTGATAGTCCATAGTCCCCTTGTTCTTTGGGGACCCCAAGACCATCATAAACCCCACCCCCCTTAAACTTCCTCTTTAACGCTATCGTCATTGCGCTTTCATCGAAATCTTCGACGATACCGGGGGATAGCTTATAGATCTTACCGTCAGGTTTTACATGCTCTATGGCCATCTTAACACCTTTCTTGACCATTTCACTCACAATAACGTTTGAAGCTATTCGGCCTATGTCTTCACCAAGAACTGTCATCAATTTCTCGATTACGTCGACGGCATATGCGTACCTCTTCCCCCAACTCTTTATCAAATGGTGATTTGACATAGTTGGCACTACGAGCCCTCGTAAGTGGTCTAAGTACTTCTTACTATCGTAAGGTAACATTATAATGTAACTCGTGGGCGGTTCATAGATTAGAGCGGGTGCCTTAACCTCTAATGATCGTTGCATCACCTTCATGGCCTCTTCTCTTAGCTTCTGCAGTTCCTCGAGCAAATCGCTTACACTAGCTTCTAATGCTTCCTTCTTCCACTGCACACCCCAACCAGGAGGCTTCATTAAGTGGCCCAAGTTCATTAACCTATTCGCTATGCTCATAGGCGCATTTTTAGGGGTTGAAACCCAACCGTCTTTAACCAAGTCGGCATAGTAGCCAACTATCCTCACTCTGCTAGTCAAAGTAACCTGGCCACCCTTATGAGATTCGTCTACAATGGGTGAAACTATCACTTCTTGACCTACGCTTAACTTCTCAGGTAATAGACCTACGCCATTGCCATAATTGACGTGACTTCCTCTCTCATCGACTTTCTCTACGATTCCCTTGTATATCTCATAGCCTATTTTCCTGAAATTCAAGATAGCGTCAGGCAGTTTTTCCATTAAGACAGCAATAACTTCACGAGCTCTTGGACCATCAACTGCTATAGAGCCCTTTAGCGGTCTGTAATCCCTAATCCTTACATTCCATTCATTAGATACATCTTTGAGCTTAAACCTTTTGACTATTGTAGCTGATGGCTTAGCTATCTTGAAGCCATTGTCGAGCAGTAGCTTGACGAGAGCTGTTGTAAAGATACCTCTAACAACCACTGCAACACCGTTCAAATTTTGGAACCCCTTTAACAGCACTCGTTCTTGGACTTAGGGCTTTATATGAAAGATTTTTAAGAAGGGGTTTAAGCCTTTTCTTACTAGATTTTGTTCTAACAGTTCTCCCGACTTCATGAGAGGTGTTGACTTATGTCTGGTGAGAGTGATGCTGAGCAGAAAATCCAGCAAGCGATTATGGTTTTGCAGAGAATTGCTGACGACCTTGGAGTCCCTAGGAACATTAGGAGGGCGTGCAGCGAATCCATAAAGATACTGAAGACTAAAAAGTACACTCCCGGCGTTAGAGCATCAAATGCTATAAGCATACTTGATGAGTGTAGTCAGGACCCTAACATGCCCCTCTTCGCTAGGACAGCTATATGGCAAGCAGTGAGCATCCTAGAGCAGGTTAAGGATTAATAGGCTTGGTGAGGATTGTCGTGAGCAGGGAGAGAGATGAGACGGCTAGGATGAGGAGAATGGTCGATTTGCTAAGAAGCGGAGCTACCATGCTAGCTGATGTCTGTCCAATATGCAATTCCCCCCTTTTTAAGTTGAAGAGTGGAGAGGTATTCTGCCCTGGATGTGAGAAGAGAGTTATCTTCGTGAAAGAAGGAGAGGACGTAGCAAAGATAACTCAAATTCAAGTTATAAGTGAGCTCACATCAACGGCAAGCCAGAAGCTGATGGAGCTCACTAATATGGCTAAGTTTGAGAGTGATCTTGATAGGCTTTACGAAATCGGACGCTGTGTATTGACTTGGCTTGAAATATTTGAAAGAGTTAGGAAGTTGCAAGCTTAATTTAGTACTATTGAAGCCTGGATACCTGTGAAATTTGCATATCATAATTCATTAAGTCTTGATAAGGAATGCGCTGAGCTGACAGATGCTTACTTCAAAGAATTTATGAGCAACAATATTTTTAAGGGCATTTAAGTCATGATACTGGTGTGAAGAAGCTCAAAGTACCGTTAATTATCGTAAACTTCAAGACGTATCTTGAAGCAACAGGTCAGAGAGCTTTAGAGCTTGCAAAGAAGAGTGAGAAGGTAGCTAATGAATTCGGAGTCAATATAGCCGTCGCCCCTCAAGCTGTAGACATAGCTAGAATTGCTTCCACAGTCTCGATTCCAGTTCTGGCTCAACACGTTGACCCATATCCTCCTGGCGCTTATACCGGTAGCATATCAATGGAAGCGATTAAGGAGGCTGGAGCTATAGGGACTTTGATTAATCATTCAGAGAAGAGGCTTCGAATCGACGAGATAGACGAGGTAATTAAGAGAGCTACCAGCATAGGACTTGAAGTGATAGCGTGTGCGAACACTCCAGAAGTAGCTGCCTCGCTTTCAGCTCTCAGACCAGGCTTCATAGCAATAGAGCCCCCAGAGCTTATAGGAACTGGAAGGGCAGTCTCGAAAGCTAAGCCCGAAGTAATAACTGACACCATAAGGTTCATCAAGAGCGTGAACCAGGACGTTGTTGTGATATGCGGAGCTGGGATAACAAGTGGCGATGACGTAGAGGCTGCGATAAAGCTTGGAACTCAAGGAGTCTTAGTAGCTTCAGGAGTCGTGAAGGCAAAGGACCAAGAAGCTGCTCTTAGAGACTTAGTAATGGGGCTTGTGAGGGCTTGTGAAACAAAAACGTTGTAGACGACGTATCATGGCCTATGACGATAAAGCAAGTCCTTGATAAAACTTCCCCATGATAATTTAGTGACAACATTTTTGTAATATAATAGTAATATAGCTATTTGAAAGACGAGACCATCATCTTTCCCAAAACTTTTACCTCCATAAGACAACGGTCCTATGATGCTCTATGCACTTTCCCTTAAAGCATGCCCTCAGCAAATGCAATAAGAAACTTCATTGGTGTAGAGTGCTTGCTTCATAGCGATCTCGATGAAAATTTGTTAACCATTAAGCGTAGAATTGGCTCAATAACTTTTTACCACCTCTGCATAATCAGAAAGATGGGCCCGTAGCTCAGCCAGGATAGAGCAACGGCCTTCGGAGCCGGAGGTCGGGGGTTCAAGTCCCCCCGGGCCCGTTAATCTTCAAGGTTACATAAAACTTTAACAGCCTTGATTAATAGATCAATTGTCACATTGTTGGTAGCGCTTATTTTAACTGTAACAGCTCTTCTTAGTTATAAGAAGATGCTTTGCTTCTTATCGAAGTAACCATAAATCAATGGTAGAGCGAGATCTTGTTCTCATTCAGGTTATTAAAGTTGAGTAGCGCTCTATTAGTTCTTCTTTGTCGCATATGTTGATGTAGTCGAATATAGTCCCCCAATCTTTCAACTTCATGGTTTCGACGAGCTTTCGGTACTTTCCATGAGAGAGCCTGCTGGCTATTATTGCTGCTCCTTCCGTAGCTTCTTTTGCTACAATACCTCTCTCCATTAGCTTCTCTATCTTTGGTTTTCGTTTTAGCATGAAAAGGACGTTGTGCAGGTTGTTGGAAAAATCTTCTACAATTTCCTTATTCGTGTAAACCTACCACTCAAGTGTATAGTATATCACTTTAGGCGTGGTTGACGCAAATAGTGTTAACACGTCTTTAACTGTGAACTCTATCATGGCTATGTAGCCCGGTCTTTCACCCTCTATAAATGCTTGAAGCAGAGTCGTTACGGGATCGATGTTTGAGATAAATGCTGCCCCTCCTTTAAAGAGCATTTCCTTTGATAATGGGGCTATATTAGATATAGCATATGCAACTTCACTGTCAAGGTGACCTGCACCTAGATAGTCAGGATAGCCAGCCGTACCAGCTACGCCATTAACTATTCTCCATTTTTAACCGCTAGAGCTGATGTGTAGGCAAACCCAATTTCTACAGCTAGAAGATTCACTTGGTTATAGTTTTTCGTTTTCGAGCTCCGTAAGCATATCTAAGCATTACTTCTATACCCCTATCCACAATAGGGCTACAGTATACACCTCCTTGATACCTTAACCATACAAAACCTAGTCTTCTATTGAATTCCGTGAGGGCTTCTGCGAATTCACGAATATCTTTCTCTACTCTTTCTCTACGAAGCTTGGTATTATCTTCATTAAAACCAGTCTAGAGAGATATGAGGCCGTAGAGCTATCCATGTAAACTTCATCGAGGACATTGACCTTGCTTGATTCTCTAAAGCCAATGTTCTTTTCCACGAGACTGACAGGTACGGCAACGATGAAAAGTCAGTCTTCAGGTATATCCCCTATATATTAGTGGAGGGATAGAAGCCTCCTCTAACTATAAAACCTCCATGCTTACATGAATATAGACCTAAGGCTGTTACGAGCCCTCTTCTAGCCACCATGGCTATCATCTCAAGAGGTAAATTAAGGTCGTAATCTCCTTATCCATGGCGAAACAAAGGCTAGTTACATAGCCTAACCCAGAATAAGCATGAAAACGCTTCTCGATGAATACTTTAACGCCTCTAATTCCGAATGTCTTAACGAAGGTCTCGGCAAACCTCTTAGCGTAGAGATCGTTGGTTTCGACGTCATGCCACTTCTCCATCTTGACGATGATGCTGGGGTAGTTGATCGTAAATCCAACGGTCCGTAAACTCTTCCTAGCTCACCATTTAGATCCATGTTACCAGCGTGTAAGTGAACTGGAGCTTTGACTTTAACGTATTTCATAGTGTAGCCACAACGTATTGTGTAAATAAGCTTGGATGAGAGCTACACATAAATGAAGGAGTACTCTTATCTATGACATTGATGAAGGTTTGCATTTGCTGTTTTAAAAAATGTACAACATAGAAGTTAGAGTGTTGGCAACGAAGTTTTATTGAGCAGCAAAATTGATATTGAATTAAGTGTTGCTCTCCACTCCCTGTTCCCCGCGGTCTTCATGATGCTATCTACCTTTGAATTGTGGCTGTCTCTTCTCAATGAGGGCTCTTACTCCTTCTTCCGCGTCCTCTGTCTTAGAGCTCAACACTATGGCGAGAGCCTCCCTCTCAAGTATCGTCTTCAAATCTGCGTTTATGCACTCGTGGATTGTCCTTTTTAGGAGCTTCACCGCAGTCAATGGTCCTTGCGCTATTCTCTTAGCTAGGCTCATGACCTCCTCGTCAAGCTTCTCATGTGGCACAACCTTGTTAACCAAGCCTATCCTCTCAGCCTCCTTGGCGTCGATGAAATCTGATGTCAAGAACAGCTCGAGAGCCTTCGCCGGATTTGTTAGCTTAGTTACGAAGTATGTGAGGCCTCCATCTGGATGAAGGCCTAGCCTTATGTACCCCGTGGCCAGTATGGCCTTCTCTGATGCTATACGCAAGTCGCAGGCTAACGTTAAGCTTAAGCCTAAGCCTATTGCCAAGCCGTTGATAGCAGCTATGGTTATCTTGTCCATGGTGTAAAGGGAGTACATCATCTCATGAAACTTCTTTACACGTTCAAGCAACTCGAGTTGTGGTGCTTTGACTATCTCCTCTAGCGCAACTTTAAGCTCAATACCCGACGAGAAGGCTTTCCCGACACCTGTCAGTACTAGAACTTTGACGTCAGGATCGTTCTTCACCTTCTCTATGACGTCGTACAACTCACTGAGAAGTTTTGTGTTTATGGCGTTGAGAAGCTCTGGTCTATTCAAGCTTATCTTGATGATTCCATCAATCTTTTCGAGAAGAAGGTGAGCGTACATGATTCTACAGATTCATTGATTCATGCCATGCTGATAAAAGCTTTTCCACACTATTTAAAATATGGCGTGTACGTCTTAGACACCACACTAACAATAGCTCATAGCATCCTATTACTCTTTACCCACCTTGAATTCTAGACCTCCACAAGCCTGCTCACGAATTTAGTGTACCACTGTAGCTTAGTTGGGTGTACTACGTGAAGCTGTATTGGCGCGTTAATCTCCTCATAGATTTTCGCCTTCATTCTGTAAATCTCTTCGCCCTCTAGACTTGTCGCTATCAGCACGTCTATGTCGCTGCTCGCCGTGTACCTCCCCTCCACTACAGAGCCGAATACGTAAACCTTAGCATCAGGAGCGTGCCTTAACACTATGTCCTTGATCTTCCTAGCGATGGTCATGTAGCTCTTCATGGCTTCTAAGTCCTTAAGTCCATGCTCGACATACACATCAAAGTTCATTCATCACGACCTCGAAAACCTCTTTAGCATATTTGAGCATGGCTTCCACCTCTTCCTTTTCATACCTGCGTGGTAGGTACCTCGAGCCTATGTAAGCATCCTCTATCTTCGTAACCATTATTATGTCTCGAAGAAGTTGGTTTGCTCTCTCGTCTATCCTGGAGAGTTCTCTCGTAAGCCTTATAATTGAGTGAGTTCTCGGGTACGTCCCAGTCTTAATCAATAGCTTGTACTTAAGCATCAGTTGACAGTATTGCTCGATGTTGAATGCTGCAAGATCGTACACGCCTTCTTTAAAGAGATTCTCGGCGTTCTTTAAGAATGCTTTAGCTCTTTCCTCAAGAACCTGTGCTTCTTCTAAGCTCATGATCTCTTCAACTCAGCATTGCTGTGAGTCCTATGATATACGATGCAGGATTGACCTATAAGCTCTTCACTTCTCAGCTCGATGATTATTATGAAGAGTAGTTTTACGAGGTTGCACGGACCCCAGCTGGTTTCAATGTTTTAGTCCTCTTTTAATGATTTGATCTCGTGTAAAGTTGATATAGGTGGGTGCTAGTTCTGCGTTTGAGTGAAAACGTTTTAGTACCTCACGTCCACTCAGGTGTAGCAAAGAATGGTTAAGAGGGGCGAGCGATCTCGCGTTTTGAATATCCTTCATGCTTTAAACTACTTTTATAGCTTAAGAGATCTCGAGGAAATGCTTGGCGTACCCTTTCAGAACCTGTGGAGGTACGTTAATCTTCTTAGTGTACCTGAAGAGAAGACTGCTGAGAAGATTCTAAGTAGAATCCAAGAGCTTAATTTGATAGAGGAGACAGTTCGCAAGGTTCTTCTGGACACAGACGTTGAGATATGGAGCTTAGCTAGGGAGCCAAGCTTCTTAAGATTGTTCTCGTTGGTGATAGAGGAGTTGGTTGAGGATAGAGTTGATGTCGTAGTCCCGTTATCTGAATACGCCATACCACTGGCTTCCATAGTCGCTATGGAACTTGAGAGACCTCTA harbors:
- a CDS encoding enoyl-CoA hydratase-related protein yields the protein MYAHLLLEKIDGIIKISLNRPELLNAINTKLLSELYDVIEKVKNDPDVKVLVLTGVGKAFSSGIELKVALEEIVKAPQLELLERVKKFHEMMYSLYTMDKITIAAINGLAIGLGLSLTLACDLRIASEKAILATGYIRLGLHPDGGLTYFVTKLTNPAKALELFLTSDFIDAKEAERIGLVNKVVPHEKLDEEVMSLAKRIAQGPLTAVKLLKRTIHECINADLKTILEREALAIVLSSKTEDAEEGVRALIEKRQPQFKGR
- the tpiA gene encoding triose-phosphate isomerase, whose amino-acid sequence is MKKLKVPLIIVNFKTYLEATGQRALELAKKSEKVANEFGVNIAVAPQAVDIARIASTVSIPVLAQHVDPYPPGAYTGSISMEAIKEAGAIGTLINHSEKRLRIDEIDEVIKRATSIGLEVIACANTPEVAASLSALRPGFIAIEPPELIGTGRAVSKAKPEVITDTIRFIKSVNQDVVVICGAGITSGDDVEAAIKLGTQGVLVASGVVKAKDQEAALRDLVMGLVRACETKTL
- a CDS encoding HEPN domain-containing protein; amino-acid sequence: MSLEEAQVLEERAKAFLKNAENLFKEGVYDLAAFNIEQYCQLMLKYKLLIKTGTYPRTHSIIRLTRELSRIDERANQLLRDIIMVTKIEDAYIGSRYLPRRYEKEEVEAMLKYAKEVFEVVMNEL
- a CDS encoding Sjogren's syndrome/scleroderma autoantigen 1 family protein, which codes for MSRERDETARMRRMVDLLRSGATMLADVCPICNSPLFKLKSGEVFCPGCEKRVIFVKEGEDVAKITQIQVISELTSTASQKLMELTNMAKFESDLDRLYEIGRCVLTWLEIFERVRKLQA
- a CDS encoding Hsp20/alpha crystallin family protein; this translates as MFRRRTLFQSISDLIEELREEVDRLTSLIEEFDEPMWDARECCLTPLSSVKDLGDEYEVVVDLPLVDRGKINVYIEGEDTLKVEAEIKEKIRFERWGTIQRSTEFSRYRKVIRFPEPLDPTSLRVSFKQGFLIVRIRKA
- a CDS encoding nucleotidyltransferase domain-containing protein encodes the protein MNFDVYVEHGLKDLEAMKSYMTIARKIKDIVLRHAPDAKVYVFGSVVEGRYTASSDIDVLIATSLEGEEIYRMKAKIYEEINAPIQLHVVHPTKLQWYTKFVSRLVEV
- a CDS encoding DUF402 domain-containing protein, which codes for MNGVAVVVRGIFTTALVKLLLDNGFKIAKPSATIVKRFKLKDVSNEWNVRIRDYRPLKGSIAVDGPRAREVIAVLMEKLPDAILNFRKIGYEIYKGIVEKVDERGSHVNYGNGVGLLPEKLSVGQEVIVSPIVDESHKGGQVTLTSRVRIVGYYADLVKDGWVSTPKNAPMSIANRLMNLGHLMKPPGWGVQWKKEALEASVSDLLEELQKLREEAMKVMQRSLEVKAPALIYEPPTSYIIMLPYDSKKYLDHLRGLVVPTMSNHHLIKSWGKRYAYAVDVIEKLMTVLGEDIGRIASNVIVSEMVKKGVKMAIEHVKPDGKIYKLSPGIVEDFDESAMTIALKRKFKGGGVYDGLGVPKEQGDYGLSVYKIGAPISKTAYYSEKGALKGIYVNISTPVEIAPRKVRYVDLEVDVVAKPNGEVRVLDVDKARELMQRGVISSKLYHAIMEIADKVKNILSERGDIDLDLKLF
- a CDS encoding UPF0147 family protein; the protein is MSGESDAEQKIQQAIMVLQRIADDLGVPRNIRRACSESIKILKTKKYTPGVRASNAISILDECSQDPNMPLFARTAIWQAVSILEQVKD
- a CDS encoding PAC2 family protein gives rise to the protein MKIVGRGFKNSWLIVGLPDAGLVGAISAAHIVKALGLETIAHVESELLPPVIVVHQSRVYDPVRFFGREGLMVLGSEVPVHPSLVYPLGRSVVEWAAKEGVKGIITITGIAIPNRLDIEVPEVYGIAGGAAELSDMLAKANVKNFEEGFVVGPAAIMMREGIRRGIPSIMLLAQCFLEYPDPGAAAQALLALNRILGLEIDVKPLLDEAEVIRVRTRELMRRTAEALKQMRKAHEYEVPLMYT